ATAATCAGATGCAACGTTATTTTATAGATAGCCAACAATTTTTTGACAATCATGTGGTTATTACCGGGGACGATGTTCACCACATTGTGAAGGTTATGCGCACAGAGATTGGCGATCATATTTTGGTTAGCGATGGGAGAGGACGGGTGGTTAAAGCCCGTCTTTCTGCCTTGGAGCCCAAAGAAGTGCGCGCTGAGATCGTGGAGCAAATCACAAAACAAACAGAGTTACCTGTATCGGTGACGATTGGTCAGGGTTTGCCAAAAGGGGACAAACTAGAGTGGATTTTACAGAAGGGAACGGAGCTTGGAGCTACTTCCTTTGTACCGTTTCAATCAGAGCGTACCATCGTTAAACTAGATGCAAAGAAAGAAGCAAAAAAGCTAGAGCGTTGGTCAAAAATTGTAAAAGAAGCGGCTGAGCAATCACATCGGGCCTATTTACCTGAGGTTTTAACTCCGCTTTCCTTTAAGCAAGTGGTTGAACATGCGAAAAGCTATACGACTGCCGTTATTGCTTATGAAAAAGAAGATACCAAAAGATTGGGCGAGGTACTGTCAAACTTGTCTGTTGGCGACTCGCTTTTCGTCATGATTGGACCAGAAGGTGGATTTTCTGAAAGTGAAATTCAGTATGCAGAAGAGAATGGTATCCATTCTGTTTCGCTTGGTCCCAGAATTTTACGCACGGAAACAGCTAGTCAGTATTTGCTAAGTGCCGTTTCTTATCAGTTTGAATAAGTCATACGTAACAGTTGAAAGGAGGAGAGCAATGAATAAGGTTGCTTTCCATACATTGGGCTGCAAAGTAAACAGTTATGAAACAGAGGCGATTTGGAACCTGTTCAAGCAGAATGGCTATGAACGGGTTGACTTTGAGCAGGATGTAGCCGATGTATACATTATTAATACCTGTACGGTTACCAATACTGGTGACAAAAAAAGCCGTCAAGTGATTCGTCGTGCTATCCGTCGTAACCCCGAGGCGATTGTTGCTGTCACGGGATGCTATGCACAAACCTCACCAAAGGAGATAGCCGAAATTCCAGGTGTGGATATCGTGGTAGGTACACAAGGCCGCGATCGTTTATTGGAATATATCGCACAGATCCGTGGAGAACGTACACCGATCAACGCGGTAGGAAATATCATGAAAACACGTGAATTTGAAGAGTTGGATGTGCCTAACTTTACCGATCGTACGCGTGCTTCTCTTAAAATTCAAGAAGGCTGTAACAACTTCTGTACCTTCTGTATTATTCCGTGGGCACGTGGACTAATGCGTTCCCGTAAACCTGAGAGCGTCATCGAACAGGCCCAAAAACTAGTCGCAGAGGGATATCTTGAGATCGTTCTGACTGGTATCCACACAGGTGGATATGGAGAGGATCTAGAGGATTACAATCTGGCTAAGTTACTTGTTGAATTGGAAAAAGTGGAGGGCTTAAAACGTATTCGTATTAGTTCTATTGAAGCGAGTCAAATTACTGACGAGGTTGTCGCAGTTATTGACCGTTCCGAGAAGATTTGTCGTCATCTGCATGTACCACTACAAGCAGGCGATGATGCGGTATTAAAACGCATGCGTCGCAAATATACGACTGCAGAATTTATGGATCGAATTCGTAAAGTACGTAAGGCGTTACCTGGGGTTGCTATCACAACAGATGTTATTGTTGGATTCCCAGGCGAGACTGAGGAACAATTTGTAACGGGCTATAACTTTATTAAAGAACTAGGCTTTGCTGAGTTGCATGTCTTCCCGTACTCCATGCGCACAGGAACCCCTGCTGCACGCATGGAAGATCAAGTGGATGAAGAAGTGAAGAAGGAACGTGTAGCTAAACTTATTGAATTAAATCAACAGCTAGCTGTGGAATATGCACAACCATTCATCGGTGATGTATTAGAAATCATTCCTGAGCGTCCATATAAGGAAGACCCAACTAGCGGTAAGCTAATGGGTTATTCCGATAATTACTTGAACGTAGTGTTTGAAGGTACAGAGGATATGATTGGTAAAATTTGTAAAGTCCGTCTGGATGAGGTTGATGCTGAATATTGTTCAGGAACGTTCGTTCGAGTTTTGGAATCCCTACCTATCGAAATGGACAGCAAAGGAAAAGCAGTATGAAAGAAATCTCTGCAGGCGGCGTCGTCTATCGGAAACAAGATGGGGAGCTTACCTTATTGATGATTAAGGATCGTTTTGGCAAGGTAACGGTAGCGAAAGGTAAGCAAGAGCCAGGCGAGACTTTGATGGAGACGGCTATTCGAGAAATTGAAGAGGAAACGGGAATAAAAGGGGAACTAGGTCCATTATTAGAGATCGTTCACTACACCTACGAGCATCCGATTCAGCGAATACTGGTCGAAAAAGAAGTACACTATTATCTAGTCAAAGCGTTAACGGATCAAGTAACTGTTCAGGTAGAAGAAATAGATGCTGTGCAATGGCTCAAGCCAGAGGCTGCTTGGGAATTACACGAACAAGCTGGTTATGAGAATAACCGCAGTGTATTACAAAAAGCTTTGGATACCTTGGGAATTCAGGTCATATAGAACAATGGGAGCTCGACCAGAGATGGTTGGGCTTTTGTTGTCCAGTCGCCTTCAGTGGCAAGATAAGCCTCCTTTTTTAAGAGAGTGCAGGAAGATATAGGTGATTGTTGAGCTTGGCATTAAGGGAACAGTAAAAGAAAGTCGAGCAGCTCTGTAGAAAATCTAAGAAACCGCATACAAAAATGAACAATTAAGTATAGTGTTAAAAAAGGGTTTGTTCCGTAGCCCAACAGCGTTATGATAAAGAACGACAAATAGAAAAGGGAGTGGTAGGAATGTACGGATGGATCATCCTGTTTGCCTTTTACGGTATAGGTGTCATCTTTCATAATTACCTGTATATTCCTCTTCCAGGGAGTCTCATTGGGCTTATACTTTTGACAACAGGTCTGGTAACAAAGTTGATACCATTGCGATTAGTGGAAGGGGCAGCAGATTTTTTACTCAAAAACATGCTCTTGTTTTTTGTGCCTATAATAGTTGGGGTAACGCCTTATTTTCATTATTTGGAGCAAAAACCGCTTGCCATCCTTGTGGCATTGGTGGCAGGTCCTGTAGCTGTCATGATGGTAACCGGAATTGTGGTCCAAAAATGGCGTGACTGGGAAAAACGAAAAGAGGATGTACTTTTACAGCAAAGTGAACAGGGGGAATGATGAATATGTGGGAGGTTATCGCGATTCTCCTAACACTAGCTGGTTATATGGTGGCTAAAATGGTATCAAAAAAATATCCGTTTGTGCAGCCAATGATAGCAGCGTCAATATTAGTATGGTTGGTGTGGTGGCTCATCAATAGTGATTGGAAAGTATATGATAGAGGCGGTTCTTATATTTCTTTCTTTTTAGGTCCGGCAACAGTAGCATTAGCCATCCCATTGGCTAAACAATTTAAACAGGTATTGGAACTATGGAAAGCTATTCTAGCTGGTGTTGCTAGCGGATGCATTGTTGCCGTTTCTTCATCGTGGTTTATGGTTTGGATAATGGGAGGGGATCAAACCC
This is a stretch of genomic DNA from Brevibacillus laterosporus DSM 25. It encodes these proteins:
- a CDS encoding NUDIX hydrolase produces the protein MKEISAGGVVYRKQDGELTLLMIKDRFGKVTVAKGKQEPGETLMETAIREIEEETGIKGELGPLLEIVHYTYEHPIQRILVEKEVHYYLVKALTDQVTVQVEEIDAVQWLKPEAAWELHEQAGYENNRSVLQKALDTLGIQVI
- the mtaB gene encoding tRNA (N(6)-L-threonylcarbamoyladenosine(37)-C(2))-methylthiotransferase MtaB, with amino-acid sequence MNKVAFHTLGCKVNSYETEAIWNLFKQNGYERVDFEQDVADVYIINTCTVTNTGDKKSRQVIRRAIRRNPEAIVAVTGCYAQTSPKEIAEIPGVDIVVGTQGRDRLLEYIAQIRGERTPINAVGNIMKTREFEELDVPNFTDRTRASLKIQEGCNNFCTFCIIPWARGLMRSRKPESVIEQAQKLVAEGYLEIVLTGIHTGGYGEDLEDYNLAKLLVELEKVEGLKRIRISSIEASQITDEVVAVIDRSEKICRHLHVPLQAGDDAVLKRMRRKYTTAEFMDRIRKVRKALPGVAITTDVIVGFPGETEEQFVTGYNFIKELGFAELHVFPYSMRTGTPAARMEDQVDEEVKKERVAKLIELNQQLAVEYAQPFIGDVLEIIPERPYKEDPTSGKLMGYSDNYLNVVFEGTEDMIGKICKVRLDEVDAEYCSGTFVRVLESLPIEMDSKGKAV
- a CDS encoding LrgB family protein, with the protein product MWEVIAILLTLAGYMVAKMVSKKYPFVQPMIAASILVWLVWWLINSDWKVYDRGGSYISFFLGPATVALAIPLAKQFKQVLELWKAILAGVASGCIVAVSSSWFMVWIMGGDQTLIRSMISKSVTTPISVELTNTIGGIPALAALFTAVTGIVGSLLYRLVIRVGRISDDWAIGLAVGTSAHAVGTAGMMNQSQRKAAASSLAMILAGIITSIYFIPIQMLLS
- a CDS encoding CidA/LrgA family protein; amino-acid sequence: MYGWIILFAFYGIGVIFHNYLYIPLPGSLIGLILLTTGLVTKLIPLRLVEGAADFLLKNMLLFFVPIIVGVTPYFHYLEQKPLAILVALVAGPVAVMMVTGIVVQKWRDWEKRKEDVLLQQSEQGE
- a CDS encoding 16S rRNA (uracil(1498)-N(3))-methyltransferase; this translates as MQRYFIDSQQFFDNHVVITGDDVHHIVKVMRTEIGDHILVSDGRGRVVKARLSALEPKEVRAEIVEQITKQTELPVSVTIGQGLPKGDKLEWILQKGTELGATSFVPFQSERTIVKLDAKKEAKKLERWSKIVKEAAEQSHRAYLPEVLTPLSFKQVVEHAKSYTTAVIAYEKEDTKRLGEVLSNLSVGDSLFVMIGPEGGFSESEIQYAEENGIHSVSLGPRILRTETASQYLLSAVSYQFE